The following are encoded in a window of Fischerella sp. PCC 9605 genomic DNA:
- a CDS encoding superoxide dismutase, whose amino-acid sequence MAHTLAPLPYDYAALEPYIDAQTMQLHHDKHHAAYVNNLNAALEKYPDLQGKTVEELVINLDAVPQDIRTIVRNNAGGHANHTLFWQLMSPESEGEPIGKIKDAIATTFGSFDNFKVQFNDAGIKQFGSGWVWLVNNQENKLQIVTTPNQDSPLTIGLYPLLGNDVWEHAYYLKYQNRRADYLNAWWNVVNWNEVNRRFESALR is encoded by the coding sequence ATGGCTCATACTCTAGCGCCATTGCCCTATGACTATGCTGCACTGGAACCGTATATTGATGCTCAAACCATGCAGTTGCATCATGACAAGCATCACGCTGCCTATGTCAACAATTTGAATGCAGCCTTAGAGAAGTATCCCGATCTGCAAGGTAAAACTGTCGAGGAGTTGGTTATTAACTTAGACGCAGTGCCACAAGACATTCGTACTATCGTACGGAATAATGCTGGAGGACACGCTAACCACACCCTGTTTTGGCAGCTTATGAGTCCTGAGAGTGAGGGAGAACCAATAGGGAAAATCAAAGATGCGATCGCAACTACTTTCGGCAGCTTTGATAACTTCAAGGTGCAGTTTAACGACGCTGGAATTAAGCAATTTGGTAGCGGTTGGGTTTGGTTAGTCAACAACCAAGAAAACAAGCTGCAAATCGTTACGACTCCCAATCAAGACAGTCCACTGACCATAGGACTCTACCCCTTGCTGGGTAACGATGTTTGGGAACACGCTTATTACCTCAAGTACCAAAATCGTCGTGCAGATTACCTGAATGCTTGGTGGAATGTAGTGAACTGGAATGAAGTCAATCGGCGGTTTGAATCTGCATTGCGGTAA
- the msrB gene encoding peptide-methionine (R)-S-oxide reductase MsrB — protein sequence MTTSHSEKFEINKTDEEWRKSLTPEQFRVLRKHGTERAGTSPLDKNYASGTYVCAGCGQPLFTSETKFNSGTGWPSFYAPIENAVGTTTDRSFFMTRTEVHCSRCGGHLGHVFDDGPAPTGQRYCMNGVAMNFVPEG from the coding sequence ATGACAACTTCCCATAGTGAAAAGTTTGAAATTAATAAAACCGATGAAGAGTGGCGCAAAAGTTTGACACCGGAACAGTTTCGTGTTTTACGCAAACACGGTACAGAACGTGCTGGCACAAGTCCATTAGATAAAAATTATGCTAGCGGTACTTACGTGTGTGCTGGCTGTGGTCAGCCACTGTTTACATCAGAAACTAAATTCAACAGTGGTACTGGCTGGCCGAGTTTTTACGCCCCCATTGAGAATGCAGTTGGCACAACAACAGATAGGTCATTTTTTATGACTAGGACTGAAGTGCATTGTAGCCGCTGCGGCGGACATCTGGGTCATGTGTTTGATGACGGCCCTGCGCCTACTGGCCAGCGCTACTGCATGAACGGTGTAGCAATGAACTTTGTTCCAGAAGGGTGA
- a CDS encoding oxidoreductase codes for MTRLKLATVWLGGCSGCHMSFLDLDEWLFDLAAQVDLVYSPFMDTKEYPEGVDVVLIEGAIANEEHLHMIKTVRERSQILISFGDCAVTGNVTALRNPLGSAEPVLQRCYIEAADIHPQIPQEPGIVPQLLDRVTPVHAVVPVDIYLPGCPPSATRIKAALEPILHGETPQLAGREFIKFG; via the coding sequence ATGACTCGTTTGAAATTAGCAACAGTTTGGCTAGGTGGTTGTTCTGGCTGTCATATGTCCTTTCTTGACTTGGACGAATGGCTGTTTGATTTAGCCGCACAGGTAGATTTAGTTTATAGCCCCTTCATGGATACCAAAGAATACCCAGAAGGGGTAGATGTAGTATTAATCGAGGGTGCGATCGCCAACGAAGAACATTTGCATATGATTAAAACAGTAAGAGAGCGATCGCAAATACTTATCTCCTTTGGCGACTGTGCTGTTACTGGCAACGTCACCGCTTTACGCAATCCCTTAGGCAGTGCCGAACCTGTTCTTCAGCGTTGTTACATTGAAGCCGCAGATATCCACCCGCAAATTCCCCAAGAACCAGGGATTGTACCGCAATTACTAGATCGGGTTACACCCGTACATGCAGTAGTACCAGTTGATATTTACTTACCAGGATGTCCACCATCAGCCACTCGCATTAAAGCGGCACTAGAGCCAATTTTACACGGAGAAACACCACAACTAGCAGGACGCGAATTTATCAAATTTGGCTAG
- the hoxU gene encoding bidirectional hydrogenase complex protein HoxU produces MTVKTLTINGQLISAREDETVLEAARDAGIHIPTLCYLEGVSEVGACRLCLVEIAGSNKLQPACVTKVAEGMEIQTNSERLQKYRRTIVEMLFAEGNHICSVCVANGNCELQDLAIEMGMDHVRLDYHFPDRKVDVSHDRFGIDHNRCVLCTRCVRVCDEIEGAHTWDMAGRGTNSHVITDLNQPWGTSQTCTSCGKCVNACPTGAIFYKGSSIGEMKHDRAKLDFLVTAREKQQWNF; encoded by the coding sequence ATGACTGTAAAAACACTTACAATTAACGGTCAGTTGATTAGCGCCCGCGAAGATGAAACCGTACTTGAAGCAGCGCGGGATGCGGGAATTCATATTCCCACACTCTGTTACCTAGAAGGAGTCTCAGAAGTAGGTGCTTGTCGCCTTTGCTTGGTGGAGATTGCCGGCAGCAATAAACTGCAACCAGCTTGTGTCACAAAAGTTGCTGAAGGCATGGAAATTCAGACAAACAGCGAGCGCTTGCAAAAATACCGTCGCACGATTGTAGAAATGCTGTTTGCGGAAGGCAATCACATTTGCTCAGTGTGCGTAGCAAATGGCAATTGCGAGTTGCAGGACTTAGCAATTGAAATGGGTATGGATCACGTCCGGCTAGACTACCACTTTCCCGATCGCAAAGTCGATGTTTCCCACGATCGCTTTGGCATTGACCACAACCGTTGTGTTCTCTGCACTCGTTGCGTCCGTGTTTGTGACGAAATCGAAGGCGCTCATACCTGGGATATGGCAGGTAGAGGTACAAATTCCCATGTGATTACTGATTTAAATCAGCCTTGGGGAACCTCACAAACTTGCACTTCCTGTGGCAAGTGTGTCAATGCCTGTCCCACGGGTGCAATTTTTTACAAAGGTTCGAGCATAGGTGAAATGAAACACGATCGCGCCAAACTCGATTTCCTTGTCACTGCACGGGAAAAACAGCAATGGAACTTTTAG
- a CDS encoding CBS domain-containing protein has protein sequence MLKAADIMTKDVATIRSSATVAEAVRLMRARDWKALIVDRRHEQDAYGIITESDIVYKVIAYGKDPNRVRVYEVMTKPCIVVNPDLGLEYIARLFADHHIQRAPVIHGELLGIISLADILAHSNFLEQPRTILLEQQLQDEIRKARAICAQKGIRSEECAAAWDVIEEMQAEIAHQRAERVVKTAFEEYCDEYPEAKEIYDCWCSG, from the coding sequence ATGCTCAAAGCCGCAGACATTATGACTAAAGATGTTGCCACTATTCGCAGTTCCGCAACGGTGGCTGAAGCAGTCAGGCTGATGAGGGCAAGAGACTGGAAAGCGCTGATTGTAGATCGTCGCCACGAACAGGATGCCTACGGGATTATTACCGAAAGCGATATTGTGTATAAAGTAATTGCCTATGGCAAAGACCCCAATCGGGTGCGTGTCTATGAAGTAATGACCAAGCCTTGTATCGTTGTCAATCCTGACCTTGGTTTGGAATACATAGCGCGGTTATTTGCCGATCATCATATACAGAGAGCGCCTGTTATCCACGGTGAACTACTGGGTATCATTTCGCTAGCTGACATTCTGGCTCATAGTAACTTTCTCGAACAACCCCGGACTATCCTGTTAGAACAACAACTTCAGGACGAAATTAGAAAAGCTCGCGCTATTTGCGCTCAAAAAGGTATCCGTTCAGAAGAATGTGCCGCAGCTTGGGATGTGATTGAAGAAATGCAAGCTGAGATAGCTCATCAACGGGCAGAGAGAGTAGTCAAAACAGCCTTTGAAGAATACTGCGATGAGTATCCAGAGGCAAAGGAAATCTATGACTGCTGGTGTAGCGGTTGA
- a CDS encoding hydrogenase maturation protease, whose product MNKTVLVIGYGNDLRSDDAIGQRVAEIIASQHLLNVKSLTVHQLTPELAEALVSVDLVIFVDACLTSETSDVQVKSLLPTATNFLAGHTGDPQALLALTKAIYGHCPKAWWLIVPGENFELGDRLSPIAENGVAIALEKIADLIQKNAHDYLLAPNPFQPNQ is encoded by the coding sequence ATGAACAAAACTGTCTTAGTAATTGGTTACGGTAATGATTTGCGTAGCGATGATGCGATTGGACAACGGGTAGCAGAGATTATCGCCTCCCAACATTTATTAAACGTAAAATCCCTTACTGTCCATCAACTTACCCCCGAACTTGCTGAGGCTTTGGTAAGTGTTGACTTGGTAATCTTTGTCGATGCTTGTTTGACTTCTGAAACTTCTGACGTGCAAGTAAAATCACTCTTACCCACCGCTACTAACTTTCTCGCAGGTCATACGGGCGATCCACAAGCGCTTCTCGCTCTCACCAAAGCTATTTATGGACATTGCCCTAAAGCTTGGTGGTTGATTGTACCAGGAGAAAATTTTGAATTGGGCGATCGCTTGTCACCAATTGCTGAGAATGGAGTGGCGATCGCCCTTGAAAAGATAGCCGATCTGATTCAAAAAAACGCACACGATTATTTACTAGCCCCTAATCCCTTTCAACCAAACCAATGA
- a CDS encoding Ni/Fe hydrogenase subunit alpha, whose amino-acid sequence MKKVIIDPVTRIEGHAKISIYLDDTGQVSDARFHVTEFRGFEKFCEGRPLAEMPGITARVCGICPVSHLLASAKAGDRILAVTIPPAAAKLRRLMNLAQIIQSHALSFFHLSAPDFLLGMDSDPSKRNVFGLIAADPELARGGIRLRQFGQEIIELLGGRKIHPSWAVPGGVREPLSEEGRTHIQNRIPEARITILNALVLFKRLLQDYETEAQTFGNFPSLFMGLVTPEGLWENYDGYIRFVDSAGNIIADKLDPTRYQEFIGEAVEAWTYLKFPYYRPLGYPSQKDHCRIDSGIYRVGPLARLNVCSHIGTPLADRELQEFRDRGKGTVTSSFFYHYARLIEILASIERIEILLDDPDLLSNRLRADAGINQLEGVGVSEAPRGTLFHHYKVDENGLILKVNLVIATGQNNLAMNRTVAQIARHFINGSEIPEGMLNRVEAGIRAFDPCLSCSTHAVGQMPLHVQLVRADGTVVDEVWRN is encoded by the coding sequence ATGAAAAAAGTAATCATCGACCCAGTTACTCGTATTGAAGGACACGCAAAAATCAGTATTTATCTTGATGATACGGGACAAGTCAGCGATGCTCGTTTCCATGTAACCGAATTTCGTGGGTTTGAAAAGTTTTGTGAAGGTCGCCCTTTGGCGGAAATGCCGGGAATTACGGCGCGGGTGTGTGGCATTTGTCCGGTGAGTCACTTGTTGGCTTCTGCTAAAGCGGGCGATCGCATTCTTGCCGTTACCATTCCTCCCGCAGCTGCCAAACTGCGACGTTTGATGAACTTGGCGCAGATTATCCAATCCCATGCCCTCAGTTTCTTCCACCTCAGCGCCCCAGATTTTTTGCTGGGGATGGATAGCGATCCCTCCAAACGCAACGTTTTTGGCTTAATCGCAGCCGATCCAGAACTCGCCCGTGGGGGTATTCGCTTGCGGCAATTTGGACAAGAAATTATTGAACTATTGGGAGGACGCAAGATTCACCCATCTTGGGCAGTTCCGGGAGGTGTCAGAGAACCCTTGTCAGAGGAGGGACGCACCCATATTCAGAATCGCATCCCAGAAGCACGTATCACAATACTTAATGCACTGGTTCTATTTAAGCGCTTGCTTCAGGATTATGAAACAGAAGCGCAAACCTTTGGTAATTTTCCCAGCTTGTTTATGGGGTTGGTTACTCCTGAAGGTTTGTGGGAAAATTACGACGGGTATATCCGGTTTGTTGATAGCGCAGGCAATATCATTGCCGATAAACTCGATCCGACTCGCTATCAGGAATTTATCGGCGAAGCAGTTGAAGCTTGGACTTACTTAAAGTTTCCTTATTACCGTCCTCTTGGTTATCCCAGCCAAAAAGACCATTGCCGTATAGATAGTGGTATTTATCGGGTAGGGCCTTTAGCACGTCTGAATGTTTGCAGCCACATTGGTACACCTCTGGCCGATCGCGAGTTGCAGGAGTTTAGAGATAGAGGTAAAGGGACAGTCACCTCATCATTTTTCTATCACTACGCCCGACTCATCGAGATTCTTGCATCGATTGAGCGGATTGAAATTTTGTTAGATGATCCTGATTTACTATCAAATCGACTCCGTGCCGATGCTGGTATTAATCAACTAGAAGGAGTTGGAGTGAGTGAAGCGCCACGCGGCACTTTGTTCCATCATTATAAAGTTGATGAAAATGGCTTGATTTTGAAGGTAAATTTGGTGATTGCTACAGGACAAAATAATTTGGCAATGAATCGCACAGTCGCTCAAATTGCCCGGCATTTTATTAACGGTTCGGAAATTCCTGAAGGAATGTTGAATCGTGTAGAGGCTGGAATCCGAGCATTTGATCCTTGTTTGAGTTGTTCAACCCATGCAGTCGGACAAATGCCTTTGCACGTTCAATTAGTGCGAGCAGATGGGACTGTTGTTGATGAAGTTTGGCGGAATTAG
- the nuoF gene encoding NADH-quinone oxidoreductase subunit NuoF — MDLTELQEIAEQERQSQKPVQIRCCVAAGCLSANSAAVKKQLEEAVTASGLEDKVQVSGVGCMRLCCQGPLVHVKGLGTGETTSRLGLVPDGKVANPKGDWGLGKESTQSLVNQAEPENLGTLYEKVTPEDAPSIITALNGGETTVQRGDLAHPFFTNQVSIVLENSGKVNPEHIESYIAAGGYQALYHVLREMSSAEVVDAITRSGLRGRGGAGYPTGVKWATVAKAKGDRKFVICNADEGDPGAFMDRSVLESDPHRVLEGMAIAAYAVGAAQGYIYVRAEYPIAISRLQTAIRQAQRLGLLGSHIFESPFDFKIDIRIGAGAYVCGEETALMASIEGKRGTPHPRPPYPAESGLWGYPTLINNVETFANISPIIRKGADWFASIGTEKSKGTKVFALAGKIRNTGLIEVPMGTPLGAIVEKMGGGVPDGGTAKAVQTGGPSGGCIPASAFDTPVDYESLTALGSMMGSGGMIVMDQNTNMVDVAKFFMEFCMDESCGKCIPCRVGTVQLYRLLTKIREGKATFADLELLEELCDMVKNTSLCGLGQSAPNPVFSTLRYFRDEYLTLINESQAQGKLNV, encoded by the coding sequence ATGGATTTGACTGAGTTACAGGAGATAGCAGAACAAGAACGCCAGTCTCAAAAACCCGTGCAGATCCGCTGTTGCGTTGCTGCTGGTTGTCTGTCTGCTAACTCCGCAGCTGTGAAAAAGCAACTTGAGGAAGCTGTTACAGCCTCTGGTTTAGAGGACAAAGTGCAAGTTTCTGGTGTGGGTTGTATGCGCTTGTGCTGTCAGGGGCCGTTAGTACATGTGAAGGGACTAGGGACTGGTGAGACCACTTCCCGTCTTGGCTTGGTGCCAGATGGGAAAGTGGCGAACCCGAAGGGGGATTGGGGACTAGGGAAAGAATCTACCCAATCTCTAGTTAATCAAGCTGAACCAGAAAATCTAGGTACACTTTACGAGAAAGTCACTCCTGAAGATGCACCCTCAATTATCACTGCTCTTAATGGAGGAGAGACTACGGTACAACGTGGAGATCTGGCGCATCCATTTTTTACCAACCAAGTATCGATTGTTTTGGAAAACAGTGGCAAAGTCAATCCCGAACACATCGAATCTTATATTGCAGCTGGGGGCTACCAAGCGCTTTACCACGTCCTGCGAGAGATGAGTTCGGCTGAGGTAGTGGATGCCATAACCCGCAGCGGTTTACGGGGACGGGGTGGTGCTGGTTATCCCACGGGCGTGAAATGGGCAACGGTTGCGAAGGCGAAAGGCGATCGCAAATTTGTCATCTGCAACGCTGACGAGGGCGATCCGGGGGCATTTATGGATCGCAGTGTCTTGGAAAGTGACCCCCATCGCGTTTTAGAAGGAATGGCGATCGCCGCCTATGCGGTGGGTGCAGCCCAGGGCTATATTTATGTCAGAGCAGAATATCCCATCGCTATCAGTCGCTTGCAAACTGCGATTCGCCAAGCTCAACGCTTAGGTTTATTAGGCAGTCATATTTTTGAGTCACCCTTTGATTTTAAAATTGATATCCGCATTGGTGCGGGGGCTTATGTTTGCGGTGAAGAAACTGCCTTGATGGCATCAATTGAAGGCAAACGCGGCACTCCTCACCCCCGTCCTCCTTACCCCGCTGAGTCTGGTTTGTGGGGATACCCAACTTTAATTAACAACGTTGAAACCTTTGCCAACATCTCACCAATTATTCGCAAAGGTGCGGACTGGTTTGCCAGTATCGGTACGGAAAAAAGCAAAGGTACAAAAGTATTCGCACTAGCAGGTAAAATCCGCAACACAGGTTTAATAGAAGTACCAATGGGAACGCCACTGGGAGCGATTGTGGAAAAAATGGGCGGCGGTGTCCCCGATGGTGGAACAGCCAAAGCTGTACAGACTGGCGGGCCTTCGGGAGGATGCATCCCCGCTTCAGCTTTTGATACTCCTGTAGACTACGAATCTCTCACTGCCTTGGGTTCAATGATGGGTTCCGGTGGCATGATTGTCATGGATCAAAATACCAACATGGTGGATGTTGCCAAGTTTTTCATGGAGTTTTGCATGGATGAATCCTGCGGCAAGTGTATACCCTGTCGTGTGGGTACTGTCCAACTCTATCGCCTGTTGACTAAGATTCGCGAAGGCAAGGCAACCTTTGCTGACTTGGAACTGCTGGAAGAACTGTGTGACATGGTAAAAAATACCAGCTTGTGCGGTTTGGGTCAATCTGCACCGAATCCGGTGTTTAGTACTTTGCGTTATTTCCGAGATGAGTACTTGACGCTGATTAATGAATCTCAAGCACAGGGGAAGCTCAATGTATGA
- a CDS encoding cytochrome b/b6 domain-containing protein, with the protein MPRSKPYQPLLLRLLHGVNAVLIIGAAITGFLVYDSWDGRFGGLSLTKANRSLIDIHGTFGFVIFFVVLPLFIIYCLKAGRNRLIQLNMLKQLTEVGKPIWWYTLQRITNTVMLLAALFSVISGKFQDENWLPQRELNHTAYYIHLIAWIVIVLALFTHLLMSTKVGGFPLLLSMFDTNYRPEHNPRLWRDKILNWLRHPTL; encoded by the coding sequence ATGCCCCGTTCAAAGCCATATCAACCACTACTTCTGCGGTTGCTTCACGGTGTCAATGCTGTATTAATCATTGGTGCGGCGATTACGGGTTTTTTAGTTTACGACAGTTGGGATGGAAGATTTGGCGGTCTTTCTTTGACGAAAGCTAACCGTAGTCTAATTGACATTCACGGAACCTTCGGCTTTGTCATATTTTTTGTAGTCCTGCCATTATTTATTATTTACTGTTTAAAAGCTGGCAGAAACCGCTTGATACAACTCAATATGTTGAAGCAACTAACTGAAGTTGGTAAACCAATCTGGTGGTACACCCTCCAGCGAATTACAAATACAGTAATGTTGCTGGCAGCGCTATTTTCTGTAATATCCGGTAAATTTCAAGATGAAAACTGGCTGCCGCAGAGAGAATTAAACCATACTGCATACTATATACATCTAATTGCTTGGATAGTAATAGTTTTGGCGCTTTTTACTCACTTGTTGATGAGTACCAAAGTGGGTGGTTTCCCACTGCTACTTTCTATGTTTGACACCAATTATCGCCCTGAGCATAATCCGCGTTTATGGCGTGACAAAATTCTTAACTGGCTACGTCATCCAACTTTGTGA
- a CDS encoding SDR family oxidoreductase, with the protein MTSAEVSVEERVLVVGATGGVGQLVVGKLRSKGFKVRILTRNTAKAQKMFDDKVEVAVGDLRDLTILPAAMADTNYIICCTGTTAFPSARWEFEPTPSLIDWIKLFFDPESAKAKAKNSPAKVDTQGVSNLVAAAPNNLKRFVFVSSCGVLRKDKFPYRILNAFGVLDAKQKGEEAIINSGLSYTIIRPGRLIDGPYTSYDLNTLLKAKTGGKLGVVVGTGDTLTGQTSRIDVAAACVECIQNPHCERKVFEIVNQGSRPSMIDWNALFSKLGNHELAQG; encoded by the coding sequence ATGACTTCGGCGGAAGTGTCAGTTGAGGAAAGAGTGCTTGTTGTCGGTGCGACTGGTGGAGTAGGTCAGCTGGTGGTAGGTAAGCTGCGGTCGAAGGGTTTTAAAGTTCGCATCCTGACACGCAACACAGCAAAAGCCCAAAAAATGTTTGATGACAAAGTGGAAGTTGCTGTTGGCGATCTGCGTGACCTGACTATACTTCCGGCGGCGATGGCAGATACCAACTATATAATATGTTGTACTGGGACTACTGCTTTTCCTTCCGCTAGATGGGAATTTGAACCAACACCTAGCTTGATTGATTGGATAAAGCTATTTTTTGACCCTGAATCTGCTAAAGCCAAAGCCAAGAATAGCCCTGCAAAAGTTGATACCCAAGGCGTCAGCAATTTAGTTGCAGCAGCACCTAACAATCTCAAGCGGTTTGTTTTTGTATCTTCCTGTGGAGTTCTTCGCAAAGATAAGTTTCCTTATCGCATTCTCAATGCCTTTGGCGTACTTGATGCCAAGCAAAAAGGTGAGGAAGCCATTATCAATTCGGGATTGTCCTACACCATTATCCGCCCAGGTCGCCTGATCGACGGCCCCTATACCTCATACGACCTCAACACCTTGTTAAAGGCAAAAACAGGAGGTAAGCTTGGTGTGGTGGTGGGGACGGGCGACACACTCACAGGCCAGACTAGCCGAATTGATGTAGCAGCAGCCTGTGTAGAATGCATTCAAAATCCTCACTGTGAAAGAAAAGTTTTTGAGATAGTCAATCAGGGATCAAGACCCTCTATGATTGATTGGAATGCACTTTTCTCCAAGTTAGGCAATCATGAACTGGCGCAAGGGTAA
- a CDS encoding KTSC domain-containing protein produces MKLSKLDLSNVVAIAHSEGHLQLLLDLGNELEFLEIPAPVEAFEGLQHLNEIVAEVKALPSYEESIAMLPTNSSMANAVGYDDDKNILQIEFHNGAVYQYSGIEEDTWEDLHQADSVGKYFNEKIRGKYQSERIDDDYC; encoded by the coding sequence ATGAAGCTATCGAAACTTGATTTGAGCAATGTAGTAGCGATCGCTCACTCTGAAGGACATTTGCAGTTATTGCTGGATTTAGGTAACGAATTAGAGTTTTTAGAAATTCCTGCACCAGTCGAGGCTTTTGAAGGATTGCAACATTTGAATGAGATAGTAGCTGAAGTTAAAGCTTTGCCTTCATACGAGGAATCAATTGCAATGTTGCCAACAAATTCATCAATGGCGAATGCAGTGGGATATGACGACGACAAAAATATTTTACAAATCGAGTTTCATAACGGTGCAGTCTATCAGTATTCGGGTATAGAAGAAGATACTTGGGAAGATTTACATCAAGCAGATTCAGTTGGCAAATATTTCAATGAAAAAATTAGAGGTAAATATCAGTCAGAGCGTATAGATGATGACTATTGCTGA
- a CDS encoding class I SAM-dependent methyltransferase yields the protein MTAYYDSIAQQYKKSKLLPFRLHIEAYTYFNLLGNLVGKSILDLACGEGFYTRLFKLQGAARVCGVEISEKMIELARQEEIRQPQDIEYILGDVSELNKIGNFDLVVASYLLNYAQTREQLLKMCQNIFANLKPGGRFVTINNNHSQCPSSYLTTEKYGFIKSIDSPLVEGTPIKYTFTMSANDKKFSFDNYYLSTAIYEWAFRSVGFKEIRWQKPIVSPQGVEEFGQEFWQDFLNCVPIVGIECLK from the coding sequence ATGACCGCCTACTATGACTCCATAGCCCAGCAGTATAAAAAATCCAAACTGTTGCCGTTTCGCTTGCATATTGAGGCATATACATACTTTAATCTGCTCGGTAATCTGGTCGGAAAGTCAATTCTCGATCTGGCTTGTGGAGAAGGATTTTACACCAGACTATTCAAACTCCAAGGTGCAGCACGAGTGTGCGGGGTCGAAATCTCTGAAAAAATGATTGAACTGGCAAGACAGGAAGAAATCAGACAACCCCAAGACATTGAATATATCCTTGGTGATGTATCTGAACTTAATAAAATTGGCAATTTTGATCTGGTAGTGGCTTCCTATCTACTTAATTACGCCCAAACCAGAGAACAACTACTTAAAATGTGTCAGAACATATTTGCTAATTTAAAACCGGGCGGTCGTTTCGTTACCATCAATAATAATCACTCCCAATGCCCTTCGTCTTATCTCACTACTGAAAAGTATGGATTTATCAAAAGCATAGATTCACCATTAGTGGAAGGTACACCTATAAAATACACATTCACAATGTCTGCTAATGATAAGAAATTCAGCTTTGATAACTATTACCTCAGCACAGCCATTTACGAATGGGCATTTCGGAGTGTCGGTTTCAAAGAGATTCGCTGGCAAAAACCAATAGTCTCTCCTCAAGGAGTGGAAGAATTTGGTCAAGAGTTTTGGCAGGATTTTCTTAACTGTGTGCCTATAGTTGGTATTGAGTGTCTTAAATAG